Proteins encoded within one genomic window of Candidatus Thiodiazotropha endoloripes:
- the sdhA gene encoding succinate dehydrogenase flavoprotein subunit codes for MALEKQRFDTLILGAGGAGLNAALQLANANLKVAVVSKVFPTRSHTVAAQGGVNAALANVLPDNWHWHMFDTVKGSDYLGDQDAIEYMCREAIPTVYELEHNGVPFSRLPNGKIYQRAFGGQSQNFGGDQAARTCAAADRTGHAILHTLYQQNIRAKTHFYDEYFAADLIKDEEGIVVGALVLNIATGEPLLIESKTTLLATGGCGQVFRTTSNAHINTGDGMAMALRAGLPLMDMEFFQFHPTGIAGKGMLITEGVRGEGGYLINKDGERFMEKYAPNAKDLASRDVVARSIVTEVREGRGCGPDADHVMLKVDHLGEDVIAKRLPGIRESSKIFAGVDPVQDPIPVFPTAHYVMGGIPTDRFGRVMPEASDDGDPLPGLYAAGECACASVHGANRLGGNSLLDILVFGRLAGHNIIDYVKQNSAHRPLPDESVAQAVDRLERWNVKGEGITVSELRKEFRKTMEDHAGVFRVEDMMADGVEKVKAIRDKLKDVRLTDHSATFNTNRTEALELENLIDVGLSIAVSALHRKESRGAHSRPDFPKREDGEWMKHTLYWKESDKLEYKGVRSQPLTVESFPPKERVY; via the coding sequence GCCGTTGTATCCAAGGTCTTTCCTACCCGTTCCCATACAGTGGCAGCCCAGGGTGGTGTAAATGCGGCTTTGGCCAATGTGTTGCCTGACAACTGGCACTGGCATATGTTCGATACCGTGAAGGGATCTGACTACCTGGGCGACCAGGATGCCATTGAGTACATGTGCCGTGAAGCGATACCCACGGTCTATGAGCTCGAGCACAACGGGGTGCCTTTCTCCAGGCTGCCCAATGGCAAGATCTATCAGCGGGCGTTTGGTGGTCAGAGTCAGAACTTCGGTGGCGATCAGGCGGCACGAACCTGTGCTGCGGCCGACCGTACCGGTCATGCCATACTGCATACCCTCTACCAACAGAACATTCGCGCCAAAACCCATTTTTATGATGAGTACTTCGCGGCCGATCTGATCAAGGATGAAGAGGGGATCGTAGTGGGTGCACTGGTACTGAATATTGCCACTGGTGAACCACTGCTGATCGAGTCAAAGACAACCTTGCTTGCAACCGGTGGTTGCGGACAGGTATTTCGTACCACCAGTAACGCCCACATCAACACGGGTGATGGCATGGCGATGGCACTGCGCGCCGGATTGCCGCTGATGGATATGGAGTTCTTCCAGTTCCACCCAACCGGTATTGCCGGTAAGGGGATGCTGATCACGGAAGGTGTTCGCGGCGAGGGTGGCTATCTGATCAACAAGGACGGGGAGCGCTTCATGGAGAAATACGCTCCCAATGCAAAAGATCTGGCGAGTCGGGACGTGGTAGCACGTTCCATCGTCACCGAAGTGAGAGAAGGACGTGGCTGTGGCCCGGACGCTGATCATGTCATGCTGAAGGTGGATCACCTTGGCGAAGATGTCATTGCCAAGCGTCTGCCCGGTATCCGCGAAAGCTCCAAGATCTTTGCCGGTGTCGATCCTGTACAGGATCCGATTCCGGTCTTTCCAACCGCGCACTATGTGATGGGCGGCATACCCACGGACCGTTTTGGTCGGGTGATGCCAGAGGCCAGTGATGATGGTGATCCGCTGCCCGGTTTATACGCTGCCGGCGAATGTGCCTGTGCTTCCGTGCATGGCGCCAACCGCCTGGGTGGTAACTCACTGCTCGATATCCTGGTGTTCGGTCGTCTGGCGGGGCACAACATCATTGACTATGTAAAGCAGAACAGTGCACATCGGCCATTGCCTGATGAGAGTGTTGCTCAAGCCGTGGACAGACTCGAAAGATGGAATGTCAAAGGCGAGGGTATCACCGTCAGTGAACTGCGTAAGGAGTTCCGTAAGACCATGGAGGATCATGCCGGTGTATTCAGGGTAGAGGATATGATGGCTGATGGTGTCGAGAAGGTGAAAGCGATCCGGGACAAGCTGAAGGATGTGCGCCTGACCGATCACTCCGCGACCTTCAATACCAATCGAACCGAGGCGCTTGAGCTGGAGAACCTGATCGATGTGGGTCTGTCGATTGCAGTCTCAGCCCTGCACCGCAAAGAGAGTCGGGGTGCCCACTCCAGGCCCGATTTTCCGAAACGGGAGGATGGTGAATGGATGAAGCACACCTTGTACTGGAAAGAGAGCGATAAGCTGGAATACAAGGGTGTACGCTCTCAACCGCTGACAGTGGAGAGTTTTCCACCGAAAGAGCGTGTCTACTGA
- a CDS encoding YbaB/EbfC family nucleoid-associated protein: protein MKGGIGNLMKQAQKMQAEMQQAQEKLAQEEVTGESGGGMVKVTMNGKHEVRRVEIDESLMGDDKEMLEDLVAAAVNDAAQRVSHKMQESMSGLTAGLGLPPGMKLPF from the coding sequence ATGAAAGGCGGTATTGGTAATTTAATGAAGCAGGCGCAAAAGATGCAGGCTGAAATGCAGCAGGCACAAGAGAAGCTGGCGCAGGAAGAGGTGACAGGCGAGTCTGGCGGTGGGATGGTCAAAGTGACCATGAATGGAAAACATGAGGTGCGCCGCGTCGAAATCGATGAGAGCCTGATGGGTGATGATAAAGAGATGCTTGAGGATCTGGTGGCAGCGGCAGTGAATGATGCAGCCCAGCGGGTCAGCCACAAGATGCAGGAGAGTATGTCCGGTCTGACTGCCGGGTTGGGTCTGCCTCCTGGTATGAAGCTGCCGTTCTGA
- a CDS encoding succinate dehydrogenase iron-sulfur subunit has protein sequence MKVSVYRYNPETDNEPYMQEFEIETRQGMMLRDALLAVQDQDESFTFRHSCGEGVCGSDGVNVNGSNKLACITPLSELKEPVEVRPFPGRPVIRDLVVDMSQFYAQYKQVDPWLIRKEPMPEQEILQSPEDRDKLDGLYECIMCGCCSTSCPSFWWNPDKFLGPQALLSACRFLADSRDQASEERLDNLEGPYKLFRCHTIMNCVEACPKNLNPTKAIGHIKAIMLKDAI, from the coding sequence ATGAAAGTCAGCGTATATCGCTACAATCCTGAAACTGATAACGAACCCTACATGCAGGAGTTCGAGATTGAAACCCGTCAAGGCATGATGTTGCGAGATGCCCTGTTGGCGGTGCAGGATCAGGATGAGTCCTTTACCTTCAGACACTCCTGCGGTGAGGGTGTGTGTGGCTCTGATGGGGTGAACGTCAACGGCAGCAATAAGCTGGCCTGTATCACCCCCTTGAGTGAATTGAAGGAGCCGGTTGAGGTCAGGCCATTCCCAGGTCGTCCGGTGATCCGCGATCTGGTTGTGGATATGAGTCAGTTCTATGCTCAATACAAACAGGTCGATCCTTGGTTGATCCGAAAGGAACCGATGCCGGAACAGGAGATTCTGCAATCTCCGGAAGACCGTGACAAACTGGATGGGCTCTACGAATGTATCATGTGTGGCTGCTGCTCCACCTCCTGCCCCTCGTTCTGGTGGAACCCGGACAAATTCCTTGGACCTCAGGCACTTTTGAGCGCCTGCCGTTTTCTGGCAGACAGTCGGGATCAGGCCAGTGAGGAGCGCTTGGATAATCTCGAAGGGCCATACAAACTGTTCCGCTGTCACACCATCATGAACTGTGTCGAGGCCTGCCCTAAAAATCTCAATCCCACCAAAGCGATCGGCCACATCAAAGCGATCATGTTGAAAGACGCGATTTGA
- a CDS encoding ATP-binding protein: protein MVTRSSRLFLLISLFILVSDSFFVWLNYISSRDAMYESLQDELSEAGSAFNISLDSNMDMLEQTALFVASDKRVQELFLAGKLAVESEGGGAGGMESDRIRQQLYELLEPGWSEMRKQFKVRQLHFHLPPGALSFLRVHQREKYGDRLDEIRHTVVDANQLQRTTRGFEIGRPYAGIRGVSPVYAKDEGVRIHIGVVEAGMSFSQILDLLIRHTHVNYAVLIKQQELQHRVWSESLKQLYAGRPPVSGYYIEASSDDEMSAQLLSDQELHQTLFDEGKIYIQDGAEPLAMVALPFYDYQGRQDPERDHIGHILMWRDASAVIANFNKSFNNNILFAVAVFVLLELILYLGMRRVTQQLESEVKFQTGQLSESNSKLAQRNTALIHSLHDLKATQKQLIESEKMASLAGLVAGVAHEINTPVGTSVTAASHLKDRVVKIRQHFERNEMTRTDLDGFFDSSEKACDILLSNLQRSADLVKSFKQVAVDQSSLKRRLFDMCDYLQEIKQSLQPRLKYSRHRLEIECQSPIELNTCPGVLSQVITNLVFNSLIHGFGDDPDQSGLMRIEVTSVGDSHLRLLYTDDGAGIAERHIDKIFEPFYTTNREAGGSGLGLHLVYNSVTTHLGGVIQVESKPHAGVRFIIEFPRVFSHHEDKDDQ, encoded by the coding sequence ATGGTAACAAGGTCGAGTCGTCTGTTTCTCCTGATCTCCCTTTTTATATTGGTCTCTGACAGTTTCTTTGTCTGGTTGAACTACATCTCATCTCGGGATGCCATGTACGAAAGCCTGCAGGATGAGCTGTCCGAAGCAGGCAGTGCGTTTAATATTTCATTGGATAGCAACATGGATATGCTGGAGCAGACTGCCCTGTTCGTAGCCAGTGATAAACGGGTGCAGGAGTTGTTTCTCGCCGGTAAGTTGGCCGTTGAATCAGAAGGTGGTGGCGCAGGTGGCATGGAGTCGGATCGGATTCGACAACAGCTGTACGAACTGCTTGAGCCTGGTTGGAGCGAGATGAGAAAGCAGTTCAAAGTGCGGCAGTTGCATTTTCATCTGCCCCCTGGTGCGCTCTCTTTTTTAAGAGTGCATCAGCGGGAAAAGTATGGTGATCGTTTGGATGAGATTCGTCATACGGTGGTGGACGCCAATCAATTACAACGTACGACAAGAGGCTTTGAAATCGGCCGACCCTATGCCGGTATACGTGGAGTAAGTCCTGTCTATGCCAAGGACGAGGGTGTGCGAATTCATATCGGTGTGGTTGAAGCCGGTATGTCGTTTAGCCAAATACTCGATCTGCTGATACGTCATACGCATGTCAACTACGCGGTGTTAATCAAACAGCAGGAGCTACAGCATCGTGTCTGGTCTGAATCCCTGAAGCAGCTCTATGCAGGACGTCCTCCGGTATCCGGTTACTATATCGAAGCCAGTAGTGATGATGAGATGTCAGCTCAATTGCTGTCTGATCAGGAGTTGCACCAAACCCTGTTCGATGAAGGAAAAATCTATATTCAGGATGGAGCTGAGCCGTTGGCAATGGTTGCATTGCCTTTTTATGACTATCAGGGAAGGCAGGATCCGGAGAGAGACCATATCGGGCATATCCTGATGTGGCGTGACGCATCCGCTGTCATCGCGAATTTCAATAAAAGTTTTAATAACAACATACTGTTTGCGGTGGCTGTTTTTGTGTTACTTGAGCTGATTCTCTATCTGGGAATGCGCAGGGTCACTCAACAGCTTGAGAGTGAGGTCAAATTTCAAACAGGTCAGCTGTCTGAAAGCAATTCCAAACTGGCGCAACGAAATACTGCTCTGATCCATTCGCTGCATGATTTGAAAGCGACTCAGAAACAGCTGATCGAGTCAGAAAAGATGGCTTCGCTGGCAGGATTGGTTGCCGGTGTGGCTCATGAGATCAACACCCCCGTCGGCACCAGTGTAACGGCGGCTTCCCATCTTAAAGACAGAGTTGTGAAAATCCGACAACACTTTGAGCGTAATGAGATGACGCGAACCGATCTTGATGGTTTCTTCGACAGTTCGGAGAAAGCCTGCGATATTCTGCTGTCAAATTTACAAAGATCCGCTGACCTGGTAAAGAGTTTCAAGCAGGTTGCGGTCGATCAGAGTAGTTTGAAGCGGCGGCTCTTCGATATGTGTGATTACCTTCAAGAGATCAAGCAGAGCCTGCAGCCCAGACTCAAGTATTCACGACATCGGCTTGAGATTGAATGTCAGTCACCAATAGAGCTCAATACCTGTCCAGGGGTGTTGTCCCAGGTCATCACAAATCTGGTTTTTAATTCCTTGATCCATGGCTTTGGAGATGATCCGGATCAATCGGGATTGATGCGCATTGAGGTAACATCTGTCGGCGATTCCCATCTGAGGCTTCTCTACACGGATGATGGAGCGGGAATCGCGGAACGCCATATTGATAAGATATTCGAGCCGTTTTATACCACCAACAGGGAAGCCGGGGGCTCGGGATTGGGTTTACATTTGGTGTATAATTCAGTAACAACTCATTTGGGTGGCGTCATACAGGTTGAATCAAAGCCTCATGCCGGGGTGCGATTCATAATCGAGTTTCCCAGAGTTTTCAGTCACCATGAGGACAAGGATGATCAGTAA
- a CDS encoding histidine triad nucleotide-binding protein produces the protein MSDCLFCKFVSGEISPQTVYEDDDVLAFRDINPQAPCHVLIIPKKHISTLNDLTEQDAELVGKLYLAAAKVAKQEGIDEAGYRTVMNCNEQAGQTVFHIHLHLLGGRRMNWPPG, from the coding sequence ATGAGTGACTGCTTATTCTGCAAATTTGTCAGCGGTGAGATTTCCCCCCAGACCGTCTATGAGGACGATGATGTACTGGCCTTCAGGGATATCAATCCACAGGCTCCCTGTCATGTGCTGATCATACCGAAAAAGCATATCTCCACGCTGAATGACCTGACAGAGCAAGATGCCGAATTGGTGGGAAAGCTCTATCTGGCGGCGGCTAAAGTAGCCAAACAGGAGGGTATCGATGAAGCGGGATATCGCACCGTGATGAACTGCAACGAACAGGCCGGTCAGACCGTTTTTCATATCCACCTGCACCTGCTGGGCGGGCGGCGCATGAACTGGCCACCGGGTTGA
- the recR gene encoding recombination mediator RecR, producing MANTALLDQLMTALRCLPGVGAKSAQRMAYHLLERDREGGRVLSRLLAEAMERIGHCSQCRTLSEQELCQLCANPRRDQSLLCIVENPADQAIIEQAADYQGGYFVLGGHLSPLDGIGPKEIGLDQLQERFASGGVKEVILATNPTVEGEATAQYIHDMAQQFGIRTTRIAQGVPMGGELEYVDGATLAHAIRGRSEF from the coding sequence ATGGCTAATACCGCGCTGCTCGACCAACTGATGACCGCACTACGCTGTCTGCCGGGTGTTGGGGCTAAAAGTGCCCAGCGCATGGCCTATCATCTGCTGGAGCGGGACAGGGAAGGGGGCAGAGTACTCTCCCGGTTGCTGGCCGAGGCGATGGAGAGGATCGGTCACTGCAGCCAATGCAGAACCCTGAGCGAGCAGGAGCTTTGTCAGCTCTGCGCCAATCCGAGGCGGGATCAGAGTCTGCTCTGCATCGTTGAGAATCCCGCCGACCAGGCGATCATCGAACAGGCGGCAGACTATCAAGGTGGTTATTTTGTCCTCGGTGGTCACCTCTCGCCACTGGATGGGATCGGCCCGAAAGAGATCGGTCTGGATCAGTTGCAAGAGCGATTTGCCAGTGGCGGTGTCAAAGAGGTTATTCTGGCAACCAATCCCACGGTCGAGGGTGAGGCAACGGCACAATACATCCATGACATGGCCCAACAGTTTGGCATTCGCACAACCCGTATTGCTCAGGGAGTACCCATGGGAGGCGAGCTGGAATATGTGGATGGCGCAACCCTGGCACACGCGATTCGAGGTCGATCGGAATTTTGA
- a CDS encoding succinate dehydrogenase assembly factor 2, with the protein MIDNGELNNLDRLRWQCRRGMLELDVLLEAFLDQHYSDMPPRMQRHFIQLLEFPDPIIHAWCVGGEKPDDEEFAELVASIRATSVA; encoded by the coding sequence GTGATTGATAATGGTGAATTGAATAATCTGGATCGCTTACGCTGGCAGTGTCGGCGTGGCATGTTGGAGTTGGATGTGCTGCTGGAGGCCTTTCTTGATCAGCACTATTCGGATATGCCGCCGCGTATGCAGCGGCATTTCATTCAACTGCTGGAGTTTCCCGATCCGATCATTCATGCCTGGTGTGTCGGTGGTGAGAAACCTGACGATGAGGAGTTCGCTGAATTGGTTGCCTCAATCCGGGCCACATCCGTCGCCTGA
- the dnaX gene encoding DNA polymerase III subunit gamma/tau: protein MSYQVLARKWRPQLFGQLVGQQHVVTALNNALERERLHHAYLFTGTRGVGKTTLARIFAKSLNCEKGISAVPCGVCDACREIDEGRFVDLLEVDAASRTKVDQTRELLENVPYAPVRGRYKVYLIDEVHMFSASSFNALLKTLEEPPPHVKFILATTDPQKVPVTVLSRCLQFNLKRLSREQIEGQLRHILGEEKIPFDEESLSLLARGADGSMRDGLSLLDQAIAFGGGEVRGEAVKSMIGVIGSDRIYGLVEALTAGEGASLLDRVSEMAEMAVDFSQALQELLVMLHQIALLQLVSGYQPDDGYDIERLKGFSEALAAEDVQLYYQVGLMGQQELNLAPDPRSGFEMVLLRMLAFRPEEGSSGVTQPSGSGNRVSRQSAPRTNPQVSNKSAPAAVAKPAQPAAPAEPAKPVANANDPSDWESFCTALQLGGITRQLAQNCAFGSWDGKTLNLTLDTSRRQLRVGQSEMRLLEGIRKQLGESVQLSITEAVPQQETPAMREKRELDQRQAEAETSMAVDPMVKEMEERFGAKLMPESIRPVDDSSA from the coding sequence ATGTCATATCAGGTACTCGCCCGCAAATGGAGACCGCAGTTGTTCGGCCAGCTGGTCGGCCAGCAGCATGTGGTGACTGCGTTGAACAACGCCCTGGAGCGCGAGCGTTTGCATCATGCTTATCTGTTTACCGGTACCCGGGGAGTGGGTAAGACGACCCTGGCCAGAATTTTTGCCAAGTCGCTGAATTGTGAAAAAGGGATCAGTGCAGTGCCCTGCGGTGTCTGCGATGCCTGTCGGGAGATCGATGAGGGGCGGTTTGTAGACCTGCTGGAGGTGGATGCGGCCTCCCGGACCAAGGTGGATCAGACCAGAGAGCTGCTGGAAAATGTACCTTATGCCCCGGTAAGGGGACGCTACAAAGTTTACCTGATAGATGAAGTTCATATGTTTTCGGCCAGTAGTTTCAATGCCTTATTGAAAACTCTTGAAGAGCCGCCTCCGCATGTAAAATTCATACTGGCAACCACTGACCCACAGAAGGTCCCAGTTACCGTGCTCTCCCGTTGCCTGCAGTTCAATTTGAAACGCCTCAGTCGGGAACAGATTGAAGGTCAACTGCGGCACATCCTCGGGGAAGAGAAGATTCCGTTTGACGAGGAGTCACTCAGTCTGTTGGCCAGAGGGGCGGACGGCAGTATGCGTGACGGCCTCAGTCTGCTGGACCAGGCCATCGCCTTTGGTGGTGGTGAAGTCCGGGGTGAAGCGGTCAAATCGATGATCGGCGTGATCGGATCCGATCGTATCTACGGATTGGTCGAGGCTTTGACGGCTGGTGAAGGTGCCAGTCTGCTCGATCGGGTGTCGGAGATGGCCGAGATGGCGGTTGATTTCAGCCAGGCCCTGCAGGAGTTGCTGGTCATGCTGCATCAGATCGCGTTGCTGCAATTGGTCTCGGGTTATCAACCCGACGATGGTTATGACATAGAGCGACTGAAAGGTTTTTCCGAAGCCCTGGCGGCAGAAGATGTGCAGCTCTACTATCAGGTTGGCTTGATGGGGCAGCAGGAGTTGAATCTTGCCCCCGACCCTCGCAGTGGTTTCGAGATGGTATTATTGAGAATGCTCGCCTTTCGTCCGGAGGAGGGTAGCAGCGGTGTCACCCAACCAAGCGGTAGTGGCAATCGGGTCTCACGTCAGTCTGCGCCAAGAACGAATCCGCAAGTCTCAAACAAGAGCGCACCGGCAGCCGTAGCAAAACCGGCACAGCCTGCTGCTCCAGCAGAGCCGGCCAAGCCGGTAGCCAATGCGAACGATCCATCCGATTGGGAGTCCTTTTGTACTGCTCTGCAACTGGGAGGGATCACGCGCCAGTTGGCACAGAACTGTGCATTTGGCAGTTGGGACGGTAAGACACTGAATCTGACCCTGGATACGTCGAGGCGCCAGCTCCGGGTTGGGCAGTCTGAAATGCGCCTGCTGGAAGGGATAAGGAAACAGCTCGGCGAGTCGGTGCAGCTGTCGATTACCGAAGCGGTGCCGCAGCAAGAGACACCGGCAATGCGTGAAAAACGTGAGCTCGATCAGCGGCAGGCTGAGGCGGAAACGAGTATGGCGGTGGACCCGATGGTCAAAGAGATGGAGGAGCGGTTTGGCGCAAAACTGATGCCGGAGTCGATTCGTCCTGTGGATGATTCTTCTGCTTGA
- a CDS encoding CopZ family metallochaperone, protein MNTKLESSYRLSIDGMSCQHCVAAVEKSVAALPGVTRVAVDLEAATAEVTGGDVDEAVSAIKQAGYEAELITEDVPSIPVSLPVLQPVPADQRPVKKIEGGYQLAVQDMTCASCVAAVERAINAVPGVTQAAVNLVEKRAQVVGGSPQAVAQAVIDQGYGAYLLESQADSNQLQLGFQALDQATQQVALERLFSRLDPQAGFEFRDALWHLQTSLHPADLLLELEQQGYQASFIESYNDPYAEEASAAAKEIRRSWQRAALAGVVGIGLMVAEMTGNTPQVTAPGGQSYWLAVAIICFLVMRFSGGHYYLGALKQLKHRSANMDTLIALGTGSAWLSSLIIVLQPEGMILQGEKLYFDASVLILAFLQLGHGLETRAKRTTSEAVGSLVGLAPKQAEVVRDQGSVAIPVSLLAIGDLIQVRPGDKIPIDGEVVEGVSSVDEAMLTGESLPQKKQPGDPLIGGSVNRSGQLRFKVTRLGEETTLAHIITMVRQAQMSKPEIGRLVDRVSAIFVPVVVLIAFAAFLVWLLVGPTPPLSYALTAGIAVLVIACPCALGLATPIAIMVGTSRAAQMNVLIRNSDGLQSASRLTHLVVDKTGTLTQGAPKVTDVYAENLPEAEMLALAGAVEAVSSHPLAEAILDHLKRQGIEIAAVTDFHNHEGLGVEGRVAGKLVQLGGSQYLKQLKITPSEPFLNAANQQSAEAGSLVWVVVEGQLSGLLVLRDPLRSDSAAAVKSLQNQGVEVIVCSGDNHRAVEAVAASLGIKQAHSELLPEQKLEVVRSLQQQGNRVGMVGDGVNDAPALAQADTGFAIGSGTDVAIEHADITLVGDSLLNVSTAIGISRATIRNIKQNLFGAFVYNMIGIPMAAGLLYPVTGWLLPPMFASVAMAMSSVTVVVNANRLRFYGPMTTTLKVTGMTCPHCVNNVQKALLDVPGVDRAEVALEEGTAVVSGSAQAASLVQAVVDAGYAAESES, encoded by the coding sequence GTGAACACCAAACTTGAATCGAGTTATCGGCTGTCGATTGACGGTATGTCATGTCAGCACTGTGTGGCGGCGGTTGAGAAGTCGGTCGCCGCTCTGCCCGGGGTTACCCGGGTGGCGGTCGATCTTGAGGCGGCCACGGCTGAGGTCACCGGCGGGGATGTCGATGAAGCGGTATCGGCAATCAAACAGGCGGGTTATGAAGCTGAACTGATCACTGAAGATGTTCCTTCGATCCCGGTCTCCCTGCCAGTGCTGCAACCCGTTCCAGCCGACCAACGCCCTGTGAAGAAAATCGAGGGTGGTTATCAACTGGCTGTGCAGGATATGACCTGCGCCAGCTGCGTTGCGGCGGTTGAGCGGGCGATCAACGCCGTGCCCGGTGTTACCCAGGCTGCGGTCAATCTGGTGGAGAAAAGGGCGCAGGTTGTTGGCGGCTCACCCCAGGCGGTAGCTCAGGCGGTGATCGATCAGGGCTATGGCGCTTATCTGCTCGAGTCTCAGGCTGACAGCAATCAACTGCAGCTTGGCTTCCAGGCGCTGGACCAGGCCACTCAACAAGTGGCACTTGAGCGACTGTTCAGCAGGCTTGATCCTCAGGCTGGCTTTGAATTCAGAGATGCTCTGTGGCATCTGCAAACCTCACTGCACCCCGCTGATCTGCTGCTCGAGCTGGAGCAACAGGGATACCAGGCCAGCTTTATAGAGAGCTATAACGATCCCTATGCCGAGGAGGCATCGGCTGCTGCCAAAGAGATCAGACGTTCCTGGCAGAGAGCCGCCCTGGCCGGGGTTGTCGGTATCGGCCTGATGGTGGCCGAAATGACAGGCAATACACCCCAGGTGACGGCGCCTGGTGGGCAGAGCTACTGGCTGGCGGTTGCCATCATCTGTTTCCTGGTAATGCGTTTTAGTGGTGGGCACTACTATCTCGGTGCGCTGAAACAGCTGAAACACCGTAGCGCCAACATGGACACCCTGATTGCATTGGGAACAGGCAGTGCCTGGCTCTCTTCGCTGATTATCGTATTGCAGCCTGAAGGTATGATCCTGCAAGGGGAGAAACTCTACTTCGATGCCTCGGTGCTGATACTGGCTTTTCTGCAACTGGGACATGGTTTGGAGACCCGGGCCAAACGCACGACCAGTGAAGCGGTAGGCAGTCTGGTTGGATTGGCGCCGAAGCAGGCCGAAGTAGTGCGTGATCAGGGTTCGGTCGCCATCCCGGTATCCCTGTTGGCTATAGGCGACCTGATTCAGGTTCGCCCGGGTGACAAGATTCCGATTGACGGTGAGGTGGTCGAGGGGGTTTCAAGCGTCGATGAAGCGATGCTGACCGGTGAGTCCCTGCCGCAGAAGAAACAACCGGGGGATCCGCTGATCGGTGGCAGTGTCAACCGTTCCGGACAGCTGCGTTTCAAGGTCACCCGGTTGGGAGAGGAGACCACCCTGGCCCATATCATCACCATGGTTCGCCAGGCACAGATGAGCAAACCTGAGATCGGTCGCCTGGTGGACAGAGTCTCAGCGATTTTTGTGCCGGTGGTGGTTCTGATCGCCTTTGCGGCTTTTCTTGTCTGGCTGTTGGTGGGCCCAACGCCGCCACTCTCCTATGCACTGACCGCCGGCATTGCTGTACTGGTGATCGCCTGTCCCTGTGCATTGGGTCTGGCTACCCCCATTGCCATTATGGTGGGGACCAGTCGGGCCGCCCAGATGAATGTACTGATTCGCAACAGTGACGGTCTGCAATCCGCAAGCAGGCTGACCCATCTGGTGGTGGATAAAACCGGTACTCTTACTCAGGGTGCCCCGAAGGTCACCGATGTCTACGCAGAAAATTTGCCGGAAGCGGAGATGCTGGCCCTGGCAGGCGCTGTTGAGGCGGTCTCATCCCATCCACTGGCGGAAGCGATTCTTGATCACCTCAAGCGGCAGGGTATCGAGATCGCGGCGGTAACCGATTTCCACAACCATGAGGGTCTGGGTGTAGAGGGGCGGGTTGCTGGGAAGCTGGTTCAATTGGGGGGTAGTCAGTATCTGAAACAGTTGAAGATTACCCCTTCAGAGCCATTTCTCAATGCGGCGAATCAACAGTCTGCCGAGGCGGGAAGTCTGGTCTGGGTGGTTGTGGAGGGGCAGCTGAGTGGCTTGCTGGTACTCAGGGATCCTTTGCGAAGTGATTCGGCTGCGGCAGTAAAATCACTACAGAATCAAGGTGTTGAGGTAATCGTCTGTAGCGGCGACAACCACCGTGCCGTGGAAGCGGTTGCTGCGAGTCTTGGCATAAAGCAGGCTCACAGTGAACTGCTGCCCGAACAGAAACTGGAAGTTGTACGGTCTCTGCAGCAGCAGGGAAATCGTGTTGGCATGGTTGGGGATGGGGTGAATGACGCACCGGCCCTGGCGCAGGCCGATACCGGATTTGCCATCGGTAGTGGCACCGACGTGGCGATCGAGCATGCGGATATCACCCTGGTTGGGGACTCGCTGCTGAATGTCAGTACCGCAATCGGTATTTCCAGAGCAACCATCAGGAATATCAAGCAGAATCTTTTCGGTGCTTTTGTCTATAATATGATAGGTATACCTATGGCAGCCGGGTTGCTTTACCCTGTAACGGGCTGGCTGCTACCACCCATGTTTGCCAGTGTGGCAATGGCAATGTCGTCAGTTACCGTGGTGGTCAATGCCAATCGATTGAGATTTTATGGTCCTATGACAACAACCCTCAAAGTTACCGGTATGACCTGTCCCCACTGTGTCAACAATGTGCAGAAAGCGTTATTGGACGTACCCGGTGTGGATCGTGCTGAAGTTGCCTTGGAAGAGGGTACTGCGGTTGTGAGTGGCTCCGCACAGGCGGCATCCCTGGTCCAGGCTGTAGTTGATGCCGGGTATGCTGCAGAGAGCGAATCTTAA